A genomic window from Chitinophaga pollutisoli includes:
- a CDS encoding histidine kinase dimerization/phosphoacceptor domain -containing protein, giving the protein MKTPWRANEVIHLLTPEQRLSIYANLSFHYTYKSAEYAYDLDTALYYGHKALAVPKEEKHPMVTHHAAHAVVTAYIESKQLAKATAFLPEIPADYRARALHQIAYDYVARNDRTAQELDSSAKYAQQSIQVGRELKTTEYEQRNYYILALIELFRKRQDRIKPYLPAMLPEHAGEMAHAVAMWHMTTAINADSARKYAQIALAGFEAARNATNIAQLKKLLKDMDLMQAALSPSRETQVTAFQQFRKYLDLGKQYQKGFPSFDVTQLSISVNYLSNALRIADALKQDSLRIEAWLDLGKSLCMLGDIGKARYYYGLALEKYQGVNNQRKMAEIWAHLGSSIRRQRPLYTHIAEAYHHARIHFAAAGSVENELNFGTEEANYLQEDARPEEATRVLQELSAKHAGKLHAEGYKIYRHLAHLAHFRGDLSSALRHAMTALRLAEERKDTVMANTIRIRLADIHLDLGQHEKSIEHYRQVMYQSRHNYIHFDYYAVIRFTELLIRYCSAAEALEFVQRMYRTQPPVGYYPTHLMHCAAGLAYQALGQMEEAEKQFYASLASVDRIKVGDRFYSIIHFYAGRFFLDQGHYTKASEHLRKAIRFQPDIASIALTNNAHYLLFRCDSAMGNYKEAIGHFQLYKYFTDSLFNVAKSRQISELQIQYETEKKDQELLLQEQEIRYRQQRIQLLTEQRMLLESNFQKADLERQQSIFDAERKGQDLLLKEKDIKLLKNDQAMQAGLLDKERLTRNVTFAGAGLLVIIIGLLINGYRLKQRHNQSLQEKQVEIGQKNASLEKLLTEKEWLLKEIHHRVKNNLQIVMSLLNTQSAYLQNDAALVAIRDSQHRVQAISLIHKKLYLSDNVGLIFMPHYIHELMDYLSECFDAGRRITFRTEVAPLHLDVSQAVPVGLILNEAITNSIKYAFPDQAEGIISIRFGNSDAGEFELEITDNGCGLREDIVPSQSGSLGMSLMEGLSNDVGGTFSISGRNGVTILVRFREEVYQRPELQEIPFSAASQA; this is encoded by the coding sequence ATGAAAACACCCTGGCGGGCGAACGAAGTGATTCATCTGCTCACGCCCGAGCAACGGCTTTCCATCTATGCGAACCTCTCTTTTCATTACACCTACAAAAGTGCAGAATACGCATATGACCTGGATACGGCGCTGTATTACGGCCACAAAGCCCTGGCCGTGCCAAAGGAAGAAAAGCATCCGATGGTGACGCACCACGCCGCCCACGCAGTGGTAACGGCATATATAGAAAGCAAGCAACTGGCAAAGGCTACCGCATTCCTCCCGGAAATCCCGGCCGATTACCGCGCCCGCGCCCTTCACCAGATCGCTTACGATTATGTGGCCCGCAACGACAGGACCGCCCAGGAGCTGGACAGCTCAGCGAAATATGCGCAGCAATCCATCCAGGTGGGCCGGGAACTGAAAACCACCGAATACGAACAAAGGAATTATTATATACTCGCACTGATTGAATTATTCAGGAAACGCCAGGACCGCATCAAACCGTATTTACCGGCAATGCTGCCGGAACATGCCGGAGAGATGGCGCATGCAGTAGCCATGTGGCACATGACAACAGCAATCAATGCAGACAGCGCCCGGAAATACGCGCAAATTGCACTCGCAGGCTTTGAAGCGGCCCGCAACGCAACCAACATCGCCCAGCTTAAAAAACTGCTGAAAGACATGGATCTGATGCAGGCGGCATTATCACCTTCCCGCGAAACGCAGGTCACGGCGTTCCAACAGTTCCGGAAATACCTGGATCTCGGGAAACAGTACCAAAAGGGGTTTCCGTCTTTCGACGTTACACAGCTCAGCATTTCCGTCAATTATCTCAGCAACGCCTTACGCATTGCGGACGCCCTGAAACAGGACAGCCTGCGTATAGAAGCGTGGCTGGATTTGGGAAAATCCCTTTGCATGCTGGGAGATATCGGGAAAGCACGCTATTATTACGGGTTGGCGCTGGAGAAATATCAAGGGGTAAACAACCAGCGGAAAATGGCGGAGATATGGGCACATTTAGGCAGTAGTATTCGGCGACAGCGCCCGTTATACACCCATATCGCGGAAGCATATCACCACGCGCGGATTCACTTTGCCGCCGCCGGGAGTGTTGAAAACGAATTGAACTTCGGGACTGAAGAAGCTAATTATCTCCAGGAAGATGCCCGTCCCGAAGAAGCCACCAGGGTTTTGCAGGAATTATCCGCCAAACATGCCGGCAAATTACATGCGGAAGGGTACAAAATTTACCGGCACCTTGCCCATCTCGCTCACTTCCGCGGCGATCTCAGCAGCGCGCTCCGGCATGCCATGACGGCATTACGCCTGGCCGAAGAACGCAAAGACACGGTAATGGCCAATACGATCCGCATCCGGCTGGCCGACATCCACCTCGATCTCGGCCAACATGAGAAAAGCATTGAGCACTACCGCCAGGTGATGTACCAGTCCAGGCACAACTATATTCATTTCGATTATTACGCGGTCATAAGATTTACCGAATTGCTGATACGGTACTGCTCCGCGGCGGAAGCCCTGGAATTTGTACAACGCATGTATCGCACCCAACCGCCCGTTGGATATTATCCCACCCACCTCATGCATTGCGCGGCCGGACTGGCCTACCAGGCGCTGGGACAGATGGAAGAAGCGGAGAAACAATTCTACGCATCACTTGCCAGCGTCGACAGGATTAAAGTAGGCGACCGGTTCTATTCCATCATCCATTTTTACGCCGGCCGGTTTTTCCTCGACCAGGGGCATTACACAAAGGCATCGGAACACCTGCGCAAAGCGATCCGCTTCCAGCCGGATATCGCCAGCATCGCGCTGACCAACAATGCCCATTACTTACTCTTCCGTTGCGATTCCGCTATGGGCAATTACAAAGAAGCCATCGGCCACTTTCAGCTGTACAAATATTTCACCGACTCCCTGTTCAATGTCGCCAAAAGCAGGCAGATCTCCGAATTGCAGATCCAATACGAAACAGAGAAGAAAGACCAGGAATTGTTGCTGCAGGAACAGGAAATAAGGTACCGGCAACAACGTATCCAATTGCTTACAGAACAGCGCATGCTGCTGGAATCCAATTTCCAGAAAGCGGATCTCGAACGGCAGCAAAGCATTTTTGACGCGGAGCGCAAAGGGCAGGATCTCTTGCTGAAAGAAAAAGATATCAAATTGCTGAAAAATGATCAGGCCATGCAGGCCGGACTGCTAGATAAGGAACGCCTCACCCGCAATGTGACATTTGCCGGCGCGGGGCTTTTGGTGATTATCATCGGATTGCTCATCAATGGCTACCGGCTCAAACAACGGCATAACCAGTCGTTGCAGGAGAAGCAGGTAGAAATCGGGCAGAAGAACGCTTCGCTGGAAAAACTGCTGACGGAAAAGGAATGGCTGCTGAAAGAAATTCATCACCGGGTGAAAAACAATCTCCAGATCGTGATGAGCCTGCTCAACACCCAGAGCGCATACCTGCAGAACGACGCAGCGCTCGTTGCTATCCGCGACAGCCAGCACCGCGTGCAGGCGATTTCTCTTATACACAAGAAGCTGTACCTGTCCGACAATGTAGGGCTCATTTTCATGCCGCATTACATCCACGAATTGATGGATTACCTTTCTGAATGTTTCGACGCCGGCCGCCGGATTACCTTCCGGACGGAAGTGGCGCCGCTACACCTCGATGTGTCGCAAGCCGTACCAGTAGGCCTGATTTTAAACGAAGCCATCACCAATTCCATTAAATACGCATTCCCCGACCAGGCAGAAGGTATTATTTCCATTCGCTTCGGCAATTCGGATGCAGGGGAATTCGAACTGGAGATTACCGATAACGGGTGCGGGTTGCGGGAAGATATCGTGCCATCTCAAAGCGGCTCATTGGGGATGAGCCTGATGGAAGGCCTCAGCAATGATGTAGGGGGTACGTTCAGCATATCGGGGCGGAACGGGGTTACTATCCTTGTCCGTTTCCGGGAAGAAGTTTATCAGCGGCCGGAATTGCAGGAAATTCCGTTCAGCGCCGCCAGCCAGGCATAG
- a CDS encoding YhjD/YihY/BrkB family envelope integrity protein, which translates to MATTQSRQDKRFKTFVYSFREAFRVLQANDPLRMAGATAFFTTFALPAILIIIIQALRLLFEPRIITRQLFGELKEVIGPEATHEVVETLQAFRGIAQNWLIAGIGFVFLLFVATTLLKVMTGSVNQLWSIRPVVRGNFRMIMVSRLKGVALILATGVLFVVGIVGDSASAFIGQYLLNYWPDVGVYYNSALQYLLSVITATLWFSLVLYLLPDGRLNWKVLLTGAFVTGILFNIGKIILRWLLTYSNINSIYGASASMVLLLLFVFYVSLIFYYGATFANVWANASGKPVQPRKYAIRYQLQDVKPE; encoded by the coding sequence ATGGCTACTACTCAATCAAGGCAGGATAAGCGGTTTAAGACGTTCGTGTATTCGTTCAGGGAAGCGTTCCGTGTTTTGCAGGCGAACGACCCTTTGCGGATGGCGGGCGCCACGGCTTTCTTCACTACTTTCGCCCTTCCGGCGATTCTCATCATCATTATACAAGCATTGCGGTTGCTGTTCGAGCCACGTATCATTACGCGGCAGCTGTTCGGCGAGCTGAAGGAAGTGATCGGGCCGGAAGCCACGCATGAAGTAGTGGAAACGCTCCAGGCCTTCAGGGGCATCGCGCAGAACTGGCTCATCGCGGGGATCGGCTTCGTGTTCCTGCTTTTCGTGGCCACCACGCTGCTCAAGGTAATGACGGGCTCGGTGAACCAGCTGTGGAGCATCAGGCCGGTGGTACGCGGCAATTTCAGGATGATCATGGTGTCGCGGCTCAAAGGCGTGGCGCTTATCCTGGCAACCGGGGTGCTCTTCGTGGTGGGGATCGTAGGGGATTCCGCCTCGGCGTTTATCGGCCAATACCTGCTCAATTACTGGCCCGATGTGGGCGTCTACTACAACAGCGCCCTGCAATACCTCCTCTCCGTAATCACCGCCACCTTGTGGTTCTCCCTGGTACTATACCTGTTGCCCGACGGACGGCTCAACTGGAAGGTGCTGCTCACCGGCGCCTTCGTGACCGGTATCCTGTTCAACATCGGGAAAATCATTCTGCGCTGGTTGCTGACCTACAGCAACATCAACAGCATTTACGGCGCCTCAGCCTCAATGGTGCTATTGTTGTTGTTTGTTTTCTATGTTTCGCTTATCTTTTACTACGGGGCCACCTTTGCCAATGTGTGGGCCAACGCCAGCGGAAAGCCCGTCCAGCCCCGGAAATATGCCATCAGATACCAGCTGCAGGACGTGAAACCGGAGTAA
- a CDS encoding NAD(P)/FAD-dependent oxidoreductase has protein sequence MVSNSNTYEVAVVGGATAGLSAALTLGRTLRRTIVLDGGEPRNKPAAHAHNFFTRDNTPPSELLRIAREQLQPYDTVKLHQAIVTTAAKKDDGFELTTETGERFFTKKVILTTGVQDNLAPIPGLAGLWGDRVIHCPYCHGYEVRRLPVCVIANGEAAEHYAITLSNWHSDITFLTNGENRIGAEMLDKFKEKGYKVNTAPIASLERSGQGVAIKLENGESLETGAVYYRPEKVLFRNSLAEQLGCEISPDGVVTVNAVYETTVPGVFAAGDLTHPGLHQLYMAVAGGHLAGTNANRMLTMEAW, from the coding sequence ATGGTTTCAAATAGCAACACATATGAAGTCGCCGTGGTTGGCGGCGCAACCGCGGGGCTCAGCGCCGCGCTCACCCTGGGGCGCACACTACGCCGCACGATCGTGCTCGACGGCGGCGAGCCGCGCAACAAGCCCGCGGCCCATGCCCATAATTTCTTCACGCGCGACAACACGCCGCCCTCCGAGCTGCTTCGCATCGCCAGGGAACAATTGCAACCCTACGACACCGTGAAACTCCACCAGGCGATCGTGACAACCGCGGCGAAAAAAGATGACGGGTTCGAGCTTACCACTGAAACCGGCGAACGGTTCTTCACCAAAAAGGTGATTCTCACTACCGGCGTGCAAGACAACCTCGCTCCTATCCCCGGACTGGCCGGATTGTGGGGCGACCGCGTCATCCATTGCCCTTATTGCCACGGCTACGAAGTGCGCCGGTTACCGGTTTGCGTGATCGCCAACGGAGAAGCAGCGGAGCATTACGCTATTACACTTTCCAACTGGCATAGCGATATCACCTTCCTCACCAACGGCGAAAACCGCATCGGCGCGGAAATGCTGGATAAATTCAAAGAGAAAGGATACAAAGTAAATACCGCTCCCATCGCTTCGTTGGAGCGCAGTGGACAGGGCGTCGCCATAAAACTGGAAAATGGAGAATCCCTGGAAACCGGTGCGGTGTATTACAGACCCGAAAAGGTCTTGTTCAGGAATTCGCTGGCGGAACAATTGGGTTGTGAAATCAGCCCCGATGGCGTAGTGACCGTGAACGCCGTGTACGAAACTACCGTCCCGGGCGTGTTTGCAGCCGGCGATCTCACCCATCCCGGGTTGCACCAGCTGTACATGGCGGTCGCCGGCGGTCATCTCGCGGGTACGAATGCTAACCGAATGCTTACCATGGAAGCCTGGTAA
- a CDS encoding GntR family transcriptional regulator encodes MKIDSLANKVYVDLRRQILSNQLVPGMRLKEDEWAKKAAVSRMAVREALTRLLGENLVVFGEKGGYFVKSMTPNDIKEIRELRELLELGALRLLAQKPNPALLDTLEKICEDFSDMVEKGYLGGACDADMKFHETLISGACNAKLLELYQYSNIPLFHMKLGHLLMDDYAQTDREHRQIVSALRKQDLKLAQSTLVKHLERGEETALGLI; translated from the coding sequence ATGAAAATAGATTCCTTAGCGAATAAAGTATATGTTGACCTCCGCCGTCAGATATTATCCAACCAGTTGGTTCCCGGTATGCGCCTCAAGGAAGATGAATGGGCGAAGAAGGCGGCGGTGAGCCGGATGGCCGTCCGCGAGGCGCTGACGCGCCTGCTGGGAGAGAACCTGGTGGTATTCGGGGAGAAGGGCGGTTATTTCGTGAAATCGATGACCCCGAACGATATTAAGGAAATCCGCGAATTGCGGGAGCTCCTGGAACTGGGCGCCCTCCGCCTCCTGGCGCAGAAACCCAACCCGGCCCTGCTCGATACGCTCGAAAAAATCTGTGAAGATTTCTCCGATATGGTCGAAAAAGGCTACCTCGGCGGTGCCTGCGATGCCGACATGAAGTTCCACGAAACCCTCATTTCCGGCGCCTGCAACGCCAAACTCCTCGAGCTTTACCAATACAGCAACATCCCGCTCTTCCATATGAAACTGGGGCACCTGCTGATGGACGATTACGCCCAAACCGACCGGGAGCACCGCCAGATCGTGAGCGCGCTCCGGAAGCAGGATCTGAAGCTGGCGCAATCCACGCTGGTAAAGCATCTCGAAAGAGGGGAGGAGACGGCCCTCGGCCTGATCTGA
- a CDS encoding sigma 54-interacting response regulator, which yields MNEKVLIVEDQFIEANDLRLMLEKSGYKVCGIARSVPQAQELIRQDKPDLVLLDIFLKGRQTGIDLAHELREQHIAFIYLSANSSQDVLTAAKATQPYGFLVKPFRERDVLATLEIARFRHENSLESHLRRETALRKELAQLQAAGGTPEQRLLQAGIALQPYIPFEYLSVSFRKNGAVRHLRDYRRIGFNEYQELGREELSNITGMPADVVQQLQSAQPWETPAIFNGADFAREQKSVPLMHQLAKSFRLQSSFVYPFALPNGRTCILHFYSKLPDAFLPFHTGICQRQRDLLAELAEGSAGIAPERDGTPAAKKAPPAKVFDGIVGNSHLLLKVFDHLSQAAPIDTSILILGESGTGKERIADCIHQLSPRRGKPFVKVNCAALPATLIESELFGHEKGAFTGAADRRIGKFEQADGGTVFLDEIGEMPVELQAKLLRVLQEREIERLGSRAPIKINVRFIAATNRNLEKEVAEGRFRLDLYYRLNVFPLTLPSLRERAEDVPALVQHFIDLFNAKTGKRIQGTTDKVMAQLQQYHWPGNIRELEHLVERSMLLNRGPLIEEIILPGFRQPEHLPIHAPVDNRVKTIHENERDHILSVLKKCNGRVWGAGGAAELLQIPPTTLHSKMKKLGIRKEHIC from the coding sequence ATGAATGAAAAAGTACTGATTGTGGAAGATCAGTTTATAGAAGCGAATGATCTCCGGCTGATGCTGGAAAAATCAGGATACAAGGTTTGCGGGATCGCGCGGTCGGTGCCGCAAGCCCAGGAACTGATCCGGCAAGACAAGCCGGACCTCGTGCTGCTGGATATTTTCCTGAAAGGCCGGCAAACCGGCATCGACCTCGCGCATGAGCTGCGGGAACAGCATATCGCCTTCATATATCTCAGCGCCAATTCGAGCCAGGACGTGCTCACTGCCGCCAAAGCCACGCAACCATACGGGTTCCTGGTGAAGCCTTTCAGGGAAAGGGACGTGCTGGCGACGCTGGAAATCGCACGGTTCAGGCATGAGAACAGCCTGGAATCGCACCTGCGGCGGGAAACTGCGTTGCGGAAAGAGCTGGCGCAGTTACAGGCCGCCGGCGGAACTCCAGAGCAACGGCTGCTCCAAGCCGGGATTGCGTTGCAGCCTTACATTCCGTTTGAATACCTTTCCGTCAGTTTCCGGAAAAACGGGGCGGTCCGCCATCTGCGGGATTACCGCCGCATCGGCTTCAACGAATACCAGGAATTGGGAAGAGAAGAACTGTCGAACATCACCGGCATGCCGGCCGATGTGGTGCAGCAGCTGCAATCCGCCCAGCCCTGGGAAACCCCGGCGATATTTAACGGCGCAGACTTTGCGCGGGAACAGAAAAGCGTTCCGCTCATGCATCAGCTTGCCAAATCATTCCGGTTGCAATCCTCTTTCGTATATCCGTTTGCATTACCCAACGGCCGCACGTGCATCCTGCATTTCTACAGCAAACTGCCGGATGCCTTCTTACCATTCCACACAGGCATCTGCCAGCGGCAGCGTGATCTGCTGGCGGAATTGGCGGAAGGCAGCGCGGGTATAGCTCCCGAGCGAGATGGCACCCCGGCAGCCAAAAAAGCACCACCGGCAAAGGTATTCGACGGCATCGTCGGCAACAGCCATCTCTTGCTGAAAGTATTCGACCACCTGTCGCAAGCCGCCCCGATCGACACCTCGATCCTCATTCTCGGCGAAAGCGGCACCGGCAAGGAAAGGATCGCAGACTGCATCCATCAGCTCTCGCCCAGGCGGGGCAAGCCTTTCGTGAAAGTCAACTGCGCGGCCCTGCCCGCAACGCTGATCGAATCAGAATTGTTCGGGCACGAAAAAGGGGCATTCACCGGCGCGGCAGACCGCCGCATCGGCAAGTTCGAGCAGGCCGACGGCGGTACCGTTTTCCTCGACGAGATCGGTGAAATGCCCGTGGAACTGCAGGCTAAACTGCTGCGCGTATTGCAGGAGCGGGAAATAGAACGCCTCGGCAGCAGGGCGCCCATTAAAATCAACGTGCGCTTCATCGCCGCCACCAACCGGAACCTGGAGAAAGAAGTAGCCGAAGGCCGCTTCCGCCTCGACCTGTATTACCGTCTGAATGTTTTTCCGCTGACGCTTCCCAGCCTGCGCGAGCGCGCCGAAGACGTTCCCGCCCTCGTCCAGCATTTCATCGACCTGTTCAATGCCAAAACAGGCAAACGCATCCAGGGAACCACCGACAAGGTGATGGCGCAATTGCAACAATACCACTGGCCCGGCAACATCCGCGAACTGGAGCACCTGGTCGAGCGCAGCATGCTGCTGAACCGGGGACCGCTGATCGAAGAGATCATCCTGCCCGGCTTCCGGCAACCCGAACACCTCCCCATCCACGCGCCCGTCGATAACCGGGTGAAGACTATCCATGAAAACGAGCGCGATCACATCCTGAGCGTCCTCAAAAAATGCAATGGCCGCGTATGGGGCGCGGGCGGGGCCGCGGAACTCCTGCAAATCCCACCCACAACACTCCATTCAAAAATGAAAAAACTGGGCATCCGGAAGGAACACATCTGCTGA
- a CDS encoding alpha/beta fold hydrolase yields the protein MKTIVFLTGCFVHHSCWDEWKVYFEKEGYTCIVPPWPHKNEPAATLRARQPDPAIASIRLADLKNYFSDIISALPQKPILIGRSFGGLLVQLMLQRDIASAGVAIHSVPPAGVLSTAFSFYRATWGPLGLFTPASKTFLMSVPQWQYAFTNGLPLQEQQATYDQLVIPESKRVARDGLGKEAKIDFRKPHVPLLFVAGEKDHIMPASLNHTNFKKYSKSEGVLEYKFFSGKTHSVLGQKGWEENAAFIHGWLKQHV from the coding sequence ATGAAAACAATCGTTTTTCTGACCGGCTGCTTCGTCCATCATTCCTGCTGGGACGAATGGAAGGTATATTTCGAAAAGGAAGGGTATACCTGTATCGTTCCGCCCTGGCCGCATAAGAACGAGCCCGCCGCCACGCTGCGCGCCCGCCAGCCGGACCCCGCCATCGCTTCCATCCGGCTGGCCGACCTGAAGAATTACTTCAGCGACATCATCTCCGCTTTGCCGCAAAAGCCCATTCTCATCGGGCGTTCGTTTGGCGGGTTGCTGGTGCAGCTGATGTTGCAGCGCGATATCGCATCGGCGGGCGTGGCCATTCATTCTGTGCCGCCGGCGGGGGTGCTTTCTACCGCGTTTTCCTTCTATCGCGCGACCTGGGGGCCGTTGGGCCTTTTCACGCCGGCGTCGAAGACTTTCCTCATGTCAGTTCCGCAATGGCAATATGCGTTTACCAACGGCCTGCCTTTGCAGGAGCAGCAGGCAACGTACGACCAGCTGGTGATCCCCGAATCCAAACGGGTAGCGCGCGATGGTTTGGGCAAGGAAGCGAAGATCGATTTCAGGAAGCCCCACGTGCCGTTACTCTTCGTGGCCGGCGAAAAAGACCATATCATGCCGGCTTCGCTGAACCACACCAACTTTAAAAAGTACAGCAAAAGCGAAGGCGTCCTGGAATACAAGTTCTTTTCCGGGAAAACGCACTCTGTGCTGGGGCAGAAGGGCTGGGAAGAAAATGCGGCCTTCATTCACGGCTGGCTGAAACAACATGTGTAA